A region of Chelonia mydas isolate rCheMyd1 chromosome 7, rCheMyd1.pri.v2, whole genome shotgun sequence DNA encodes the following proteins:
- the TCTA gene encoding T-cell leukemia translocation-altered gene protein isoform X2, translating to MRGGAEPHSGAGERGLCGKGRGSGRQAGGRAAGGGAGLQRHRSLSQVHGVLPFKRGGKRYYCSRRLRSAVLFRRLRKVMAAPWLSWEAPGRALRGLAWLGQEFADDWAAQDLRAALFQLLLLWLGLSLLGIHLAWRLHGARVSRLCCRPGTAQAMRP from the coding sequence ATGAGAGGAGGGGCGGAACCACACTCTGGAGCGGGGGAACGCGGcctgtgtgggaaggggaggggatcaggcaggcaggcaggcggtcgggctgctggaggaggagccgggctGCAGCGTCACCGCTCACTGTCTCAGGTTCACGGGGTGCTCCCCTTCAAGAGAGGAGGGAAGCGATACTACTGCTCTCGGCGCCTGCGCAGTGCAGTGCTCTTTCGGCGCCTGCGCAAGGTGATGGCTGCACCGTGGCTGAGCTGGGAGgcgccgggccgggcgctgcgGGGCCTcgcctggctggggcaggagttcgCGGACGACTGGGCGGCTCAGGACCTGCGGGCCGCGCTCTTCCAGCTGCTGTTGCTCTGGCTGGGCCTCAGCCTGCTGGGCATCCACCTAGCCTGGCGGCTCCACGGGGCCCGCGTCAGCCGCCTCTGCTGCCGCCCAG